The Setaria viridis chromosome 9, Setaria_viridis_v4.0, whole genome shotgun sequence sequence ATATTGATGAATGTGCCCTTCGACAAGAGAAACCTGAGTTACGTGATTCATATCCTTGCAATGGTATCTGCAAGAACTTAATCGGGGGATATGATTGCAACTGCAAATTTGGAATGAAAAGGGACAGCAATGGAACATGCACGCCGGTGTTTCCCATCCCAGCAATGGTGGCTACACTTGGTATGGAACTTCCGCATTTAATTTACTACCGTTGTGCAAAATGGATATCATATTCAATGAGATGTCTTTGTAGTTTCAAACATTTTTTCAGTTTGCCATTTGTATGTATTACAAAATTCGTGAATCTAGTAATGTGTATTGACATGGATACACGATTTATACTACTACTATAATTTTTTGATATACTGGCCCTATCATTTTAGTTGTTTTCATCGACCTATTTAGAAAACAAGTACAACAATCATGGAAAACCCAAAGAACTCTACACAATCCAGGCAGTGTTATTGTGGTTGAAATTTTCTAATTATTACGCTAGCTATGTGATATTATCTTCCCATGTTGTTTGCATGTATTGCATTTGTATTCAGATATGACTTCAAGTTAAGTTACTAGTTGGAGGAAGTAACCTAGGCAAAGTTTTTATGTATAAAGCATTACCTTAAGAAAATGGAATCCAAGCACCTAGTTATCACCTTAAGATCAAGtaatctgtttcaaattgtaggttgttttagctttttaaggttcataaatttatttatttatgcatctaggtgcatagaaaactagaaaagcaaaaataacttacaatttggaacggagggtgTACTAAGATGTTTCTAATAATGCTATGATAGATTTGAAGAACAACCAATAAAGAGAATACTTAAGATTCTTGAATCACTAGTTGATTTTGTGCTTCATGATATTTAGTTTGTGTACCATGTATGAGAGTATATGTGGGCCGATATTTATTTTtatggtttttcaaattttCCAGTCGATTGGAATACATTGCGTCATACAGAGAATAGATAGACAGAGTTTCGTGAGATCTAGCAACTTTGTTATAGAACTATCTACAAATTCAATATATCCACATGATTATTACCTAATAATACCGTGTGTTATGTTCCGGTATTGACAAATatcagatttagtgaccggcagttcACCAGGGGTTacctaagtggttgatttgtaggcgggggagattaagaccaagaactcgaatggtaataCAGgaacgcaaggtttagacaggttcgtgcctccggagagtaataccctacatcctgtgttgTGGTGGACCATATTGTTGATCGCAGATGCGAAGAGTTGCTGTGCGTTCCCCTCGGGGGGGGCGTCtctggccaccttatataggctgatgacctagggttacaagtttgataggatctaatcctagtctgTTGTTACAAGGAAATCAATTTGAGTTGGTTTACAACAAATATCTCGTGATACCCGGACAGAATCAGTTCGCCCGACCTCGAAGCTTGTGCTTCACGGAACATCAcgccttggcccgcacggcatAGTCAGGTGGGCCCACCTATCATGACCGACCAGGATACCCGTGGGGACCCTTATCCCTCAACAACTAACATATGTTCATATCAAATAACAGAAATACAATGCGTAAGGCTTAGTTAGTTTTCTTAGAAACATCTAATATGGCATTTTTCATGTTTTATGTTTCATAATATTTTGTacatattttcttctttctataTAAGTTAGTTGAGAAACAGTTAATGATTTTTCTCAAATGTCATGCAGGCATAGTTATTGTCGCATCCGTTGTGGTTATTGTAGTATTGTTTAAGCTTCTGTttgaggagaagagaaagaccAAAGAATTTTTCATAAAGAATGGTGGTCCCATACTGGAAAAGGTTAACAATATTAAGATATTTAAGAAAGATGACCTcaaagcaatcatagaaccgtGTAATGTTATAGGGAAAGGTGGATTTGGAGAAGTGTATAAAGGGCTTCTTGATAATCAGCTGGTTGCAATTAAGAAATCCATTAATGTGGACAGGTCACAAGAGAAGCAATTCGCAAATGAGATTATCATTCAATCACGAGTCATCCACAAGAACATTGTCAAGCTCATAGGGTGTTGTCTAGAGGTTGATGTCCCAATGTTGGTCTATGAGTTTGTTCCACAAGGAAGCCTCCATGACATTCTACATAATCAAAGCAATAATGTCAGCCTCAGCTTAGGCACACGTTTAAACATTGCTGCAGGAGCAGCTGAAGGGTTGTCTTATATGCATTCAAAAACCTCTACAACTATTTTGCATGGTGATATCAAACCTGGCAATATACTTTTGGATGATAACTTTGATCCAAAAATCTCAGACTTCGGTATCTCAAGGCTGATTGCAATAGATAAATCACATACCAAATGTGTCATAGGTGACATGTGCTATATGGATCCAATATATCTTCAATCAGGATTGTTAACGAAGAAGAGTGATGTTTATAGTTTTGGAGTTGTGCTTCTAGAACTTCTGAGTAGGCAAAAGGCAGCTTTTGGTGAAGACAGAACACTAGTTAAAGCTTTTCTTGATTGCTACAGAGAAGATAAACAAATACTTGAGCTATTTGATAAGGAAATTTTAGCAGATAAGGATATCGGGGTACTTCACAAACTTGCAATGCTCATAGTGGAATGTCTAGAGCTCAATGTGGACAGAAGGCCAGAGATGACAGATGTAGCTGAACGACTTCACAGTTTGAAGAGATCTCACAAAAATCTATATGATGAAAACACCAGTGCCACTACATAATATTATATATTAGGGCTTGCATTGTAGAGATTTCAATCACGATAACATTATCGTATAAAATTATACTTGCCTTTCTAAGAGTTCTTTACGGCTTTAGTGCTTCCTGTGTTTCATAAATGCAGTAATAAGGACGTCTAACTTGTGCACCAAAATTTTAATTTCCTTATTCACCTTTGTTGTAATTCTCTATCTCGTTTTACTCACTTAGTTTATAATTAACCAAAAGTGGGAACTACCCTACAAGAGACTAAGGGCCACCCAATGTGTGTAACTCTTCCTACATGCTTGTGAAGAACCCTCAACTATCTACCCCAACTGGCACTTGTGGTCAAGGGCAGTTGGCTAGGCTTTATGGGTGGAATCAGTAGTACACAAGGTTAGTTAGGATTTAGGGTTATAGATAAGAATAGCCATATTATATGTACTTAGGTAATCATCTCTATACAAGGAGATGAGATGTATCAAGGAAGAATGCAATAAGAATATCAATCTGCTAGTAGGTTTAGCCTTCTATCCCTGCTCCTATGGTACGGCTGCCACCAATTATTGGTGAGGTTGCACTGCTTGGGTACAGGACCAATCAGATCCGTGCTGCGTTCGGTGTTGCCCATCTAGAATTTACGCTAAATTAATAATTTAGCTATTACGACTGTCATCCTGGATTTGGGATTTCCTTTATATGACAGGTCCCTATAGCAGGAGTACCCCGCGAGAGGGATTAGAGGCCCCTGCAGTGTAAAGGGGCCCAAGGCCCATGAACTCGGAACATTCCCAGAGCAGCTCAAGCAACACCACAGCCCATCTCCCGACCTTCCTAGGTGACAACAGATCGCGACCCGTCGTACTACCCGAGACTTCTCGGGGGTGGGACCCACGTGGGGCCCGAGGCGCGTCACCTACCCCTTGACAAAGGCGACCTGTGTTGCACCCCGTGCATTAAATGCAAGATGTGGCATCCTTGACCGCTCCACGACGGTCCGCGCCCGGGGACGCGACGAGCCGACCCCTAACCATAGGTCcaagggtgaggctacacctTCAGACCGCATCAGGACAGCCTAAGAAAAAAGACCACGCGGCTGTACACGCGCACAGATACCGAGACATCATCATGACCTACCCCACCGCAATGGCCTATCAGGGGCAGGGTAAGGCGGCCACCGGCAGGCTTGGTACGAACCCGACATACGAGTCGGGGCCCAGAACAAGACCTCACTGCGTCGAGCAGCCGTGAGGGCACCCAGCAGGTCGGGAAAAGCCGGACAAGCGGCACGCCTCAACCAGAGCCCGCCTACCCACTCCGGTGTTCTGCTGTTCCCATGTAGGAAGCCAAGGCGCTGATTTGTTTACTCCAGGAGCGTGACTGTGTGAGGTTAGTAAGGTTAGAAGAGACAAGAGAGTGTAATATAAGTAGCAAAAGAAAAACGAAGCAAGACTAAAAAGTAAAAACTGAAACACAAATAATTTAGTTTCGAATTAATCATATGAACATAGAAAATTCCAATATGTACCTCTCATTTTGGCATTTGCCCATGCGGCCTTGCCCTTTCCCTTCGTATCGATCTTTACTTTCACTGTCCCAAATTTACAGGCTCGTTGGTTGCACAATGCACATGCACACCTTTTACGTGATAGGACAGGGAGGTGTAGCTTTTGCACTACCATGTCCACCTCACTTCTCCCTTTCACCAAAAGCATTGATTGAGATTATAAGGTAAAAGACAAGCCGAATAGCCGTAAGCTAACGAAGCAAAGCCTTGATATAGAAGCACGGTAGTACTGGGCACCAGCACACAGTCAAAAATTAACCAGCAAAAAAGCACGGATTCACCGCACCTGCTTTCCGTGTGAACGAAGTATTCGGCCGACGAGCCGCCGTCCACTCCATGGCCACCTTTCCTGGCTCCGTGCCTTCACCTGTGCGTCCATGTCGATTGGTTAAGCTGGCGCCTGGCGCACTCACTGGAGGGCTCAATGCTGGGGGCTCCTATCTATATTGTGGAAGTATAAAGCCCAATTAAGCTCATTTGCTATAACTATTACCTACGCTACTAGCTAATTATCCCATTCTGTTGCAGCCTTAGGTGAGCGTGGGgatgaaaaaaatgttggatgagaaatgttgaatcaaatttttttagagaaatgttgaatcaatattttttcagaaaaatacaaaccaacattTTTCCGACAAAAGTTGAACAACATTTTTGAAAGAAatgttgaaccaacattttttcGATAAAGTTcagccaacatttttttttaaagttgAACCCAACATTTTTGGATCCTATTtctccggcgccggtgagcggcGCGCGCCGTGGTGGGGCCGGGCtgcagggggcggcggcgccagtggGGTGGGGGCGAGGCGAcagccggcggcagcgggggcgcGCAGCGGGAGTGGAGGAGGCAAGGGCCGCAGCGGGAGTGGAGGAGGCAGGGGTAGGGTGATGTGTGTTAGGGTTTGTGGAATCCAACGGGGTGAGTTGttttgcacgaatctcaaacgcTGGAAGTGAGGGAGAAAAAATCTTTCGGAAGATGGCTCAATGCTTGCCGCTGGCCCATTAACTCATCAAGTGAACAAAAGTTGAGCCGAAAACAAAGACAGAGACAGGCCCAGTTCATACCTTGCCGTACTGCTGAGCCCTTCGCCGAAGGGCGTTGAATTATATGATACTAAAAAAACTACTGGGATCCAAGAGAACTTGCACAGGATAAAACAGCATATATCACTCCTATCAAGATGTGTTAAGTTTATCTAGTGTTACTAGGGATTTGCAACCTAATTCCAATCCTAACAACTATATAAGGCAATTTTAGGAAAAGATGACACTCAAGCACAAACAGAGTAATGAAAGAAGCCAGGAAACGGCAGACTAGGACAAGTCGCTGAATATGATGATGTACCTCCATCCTCCAAGTCAGGCACTGGAACCTCACCACCCGGATGAAAAAATGGTGCAGAGTGTCATGGTCTGAGAGGATGATGGCTATAGTCAGTGGTGATAGCTCATCCAAGTTCTTCTTGTTGCCAACAAAGAACTGGGCTATAAAGAAGCAACAAATAAGAAGCACCAATGCACAGGAGGTGCAGTGTCTGGTACTTGCTGAGGCCAGCAACACAAGCAGTTAAACGGCAATAATGGGACTACACCTCAATGTGCTCATTCTTCATCTGATCATGTTGCAGCATGTCGTGTCGATTCTTCAACACAACCATTAGTTGCAGTAGCGTAGTAGCAGATGACTTCTACACGGCTGAGTACTGACTAGTGCAGGAGAGCACGTCCACACATTCAGCACAGGAGTGCGCCACCATGGGGGTACCCAAGAATAAAGAAACTGAAACTGCTATTTCTGGTTTCTACAGCTTAAAAGCAATTTAAGCAGAACCTGGATTGCTGCAAACCATAAAAAATATGCTATCAATATCCAGTTATCTTGAACAGTAAACAAATCTTTTACATGCTCTGAAACTTATGGCAAAATTTCCACATATCTGAAAGAACAAACATGGTTATGGCGGAACGAAGCCAAACATAAAAAATTAATTTGTTAACCAGCGTTCGTAGGCTTTTTACTTATTTGTTATTTCCGACGAATATGTAGTTTTCATTCCGAATACCTTGAAGTTCTATTCTAGAAGCTCTTTCAATGTTTCAAGCTTCAACAAACGACAACTTACTGCATCCATCACAAGTGAAGGTTGAGCGATTAACTTAGCCTATACCATATACGCTACTAGTATACCCAGAGAATTATCGGCATAAAGGGCCTCATACCTCTGTTTGTTCTGCTCCTGATGCTACTGTTGGCATTTTGGCAAATTAAAGAATGATTACTAGCAGGTTGAAAACATATGTTAATCAGCTTAGGCTCACAAATATAGATGCACCATGCATACATGCATGACAGGGGTCAAATAAGCTAAGaatttgattttctttttccaaatgGGTAGCCCATGTTGTCATGGTATCAAATATTTGGCAGTTACTGGATAATGAAGTAGGGTAATTTTTATTGGAAAGGAAAATCTTGATATCCGCCAAACATTATTATATTATAACAGCACAAAAAAATAAGCATTATTCTCATGCATGCTTTCTTTCACATCTCATCCTTAGCAGTTCCACTACCAatctccctgcctacaagccaAAGAATCGCAATcagaaaatgaaaatatttaTTCGGGAAATCTGATTGATAAAATACCCCAGTGTGCAAGAATTAGTCCAGTGCAACATTATACACCAATCTAAACTGAACAAATTATTAATTACGTTCCATAGCACAGCTTGGAATAGAAGGATCAAGCACATCCAATGCAATTTTCAGGTACAAGGAAATTACTCGGAACAAGAGTAATAACTCACGTAGTAACATAGTAAAAGAATATGTTCAGGCTAACTTAGCCGGAAAAACAATTGAGGTTGTCTAGAATTATTGTCACATTCTTAATCACATGACTAGTTCAGATGTTTGTGGTAATATATTGCCAATCCATTCTTAAGCATATGACTAGTACCAAATTAAGCAGCAAGAATAAATGGACCTTTTACTCCTGTATGTGAAGTAAATACAATCTCACAAGTCCTACCTGCAGTAAAGAAACTTGTGTAGGAATGATAACGGCAATCGTAATTCAGGTAACCCGTAGCACTTCCAGGAATTTCCATAACCTGTAATGGCTCGAGTTGGATCAGGAAGGCAGCACCAACCCACAAGACAAAAATGGCATTAGCATCCTCAGCAATGCCCAGTATCTTTATTCGGATTATCCCAACCAACAGTGCAAACGAAAGAAGTTTGTTCAGTGGCACCCATCTTAAAATGCCGTCTGAGTCGGCCTTCCACTGCCACAACTGGAGGCTCAGTGATATTGTCGCAAAGGCTATGCCAAGCCCGTTGCCCTCCATCGGCAAGATCTGAAACTCGAACCTCAAGGGCAACCAGTGCGCGCGCGGCCCTAGCGGCCTGCTGATCACAGCAAGACTCCGCGTGTCCATATCAAGCTCAAGGATATCACCTCCACCGGTCAACCAGCAAATCGTGTTCCCAACCATTACGCTTGGTTCATCCACTGGCCAGCCACCGGCCGGGAACGGGAACGGTGTTCTTGGGCCAGTAGTGATCTGCAGCCTGAGGCTGGAATGCTGGAGTTGTTGATGGTGGTGCACAGCAAGACCAACTGCAATGTGCTCAACTGGACGGGATCATCGTTGCCCGGAGGGCGCAGCACTGTCGCGTCGAGGACAATGAGGGTACCTGGCGGGAAGGGGACGCGGCGGTGGTGCCCGGTGATGGGGTCCCAGACAACAGTCTCCCCCTTGTCAGGTTGAGGAAGAGGGCGAGGCCCGTGCCGGCAGCCGTGGAAGGTGCAGCTAtcgccgcgcggcgcggagaAGCGCGTGGCGGGGATGCGGTCCCAACTCCCAAGTGGGCGTGAAGGACTAGGGGGTGGGGGGAAGGGTGGTGCGTTCCGGTGGTGGAACGCGCGGAAGCGGCGAAGGAAGGCGGCGTTGGTGGCAAGGTGGCGCCAGCGGTGGCAGACGAGGGAGGCGCGGAGGAGAAAGGATGGGAGCgcagggaggcggaggaggatctccGAGAGGACCAGAGGAGGTTGTCCTGCAGTTCCGCCAGTGGGGGCGCTGGTGAGGAGGGGCCAGTCTGCCCGACcaggaccgcggcggcggcggcgggtcatCGATTAAACCCCGTACCTTTGATGAGTTGGGTTTCTCCCATCGGATTTAGTAACCCGGCAGTCCACTTGGGGtccccaagtggttgatttatagGTGAGGACAATTcgaaatcaagaactcgaaggtgatcgtgagaaTACAAAGGGGACACGAggattttagacaggttcagaccttcagagagtaataccctacgtatTATGTgcatggattgtattgcttgggGTTGATCTGATATTCTGATACCCTCGGGGGTGCTTTTGGCTACCTTATATAGGATGACGACCAAGAagtacaagtcggtttgaatctaatctactcggtaatTACATGGAAATAATTGaagtcggactacaatacgcgTTCCGCAATATCCAAGCAGATCTGGTCGATCTTGTTGTCTTGACGTTTACTTCAAGTAACTTTATGCCTTTAGCCCGCACGCCCCGGTTAGGCagacccacttgtcaggtccggccagtatcctggtcggtagggacccatggggtacccatatccctcatcTCTAGCTTGCAACATTGGTAAAGGTGGGACTGCTGAAGATGGATAATGCTACCTTGACAGCGCTAATGGACCGGTGGAGGCCAGAGACACACTCATTCCACCTTCCCTCCGGTAAGATGACAATCACACTTGAGGATATAGCTATGTTATTTCGGCTACATGTAGACGAACGAGCGGTGACCGGGAACATTAATCCGGTTGGCTGGAGGGACACGGTGGAATTGTTGCATATGATGTCTGGGTTCCTATTCCCCGATTCTAGCAGGAACACCATTGATGTGGCTACCAATCATTGGGCAAGAGTGGGAGAACATTGGCACATATAGCTAGGGGATTGTGTTaatgtttagacccggcaacctaccgagggggtgctcAAGATAAtatttagtgcgtggggctcgccgagattaggaactcgaaggtgaacacagaaacacaatttagacaagtTCAGGCCActtagattgcataataccctacgtcttgtgtgttggttggattgaattgctctgaaaggggtccctacctcgccttatattgccaggaGCAAGGTTACGAGTCAgttgttttacaagaatactaatcggattcgactagatgagtcctactctaattgctacgagtagtttcctaatcctcaactagttcttgtcttgccaCATACACCACGCCGTCccgcaccgtagtctccatctTTGACACGTCTCCATGTACAACCCTGTATCTAGGATTGTTCAAATCttccggtgggcccatagatgtatgtacgacaagtccccgagtactttttagtcaaatgcagcagttccgagtacttctgtaggcttctccgactagttgTGGTGCTCTTCGAATACTCCATCGAgttgagtcttcaaacgtaCTCGAGCACTACCATatggctagaatgtgctcaagcctcactTAACTTTATCTTGAattttcaatcttgaattttatatggaagtgcgatgaaagtcgcacttcatatggagtagcccccgagtcttaggttgaatcgaagaatcaaacTGAGGATCAATCTGCAATTTAtatctctttttccttaaattccaaagaaaaaactttttagctgatgggcacgtggcacacagccccgtagccgttacacgactagtttggtgggtacaAGGGTCAACCTCTAGTCAATGTAACCGTTCGTCAACAGTAACCTTATTTCTTTCAAAAATAATGAAAACTACCAACCAGGTGCGAAATCTTCGGGCCATTAAACATAAATATTCCCTTTAATCCCGCTGCTGTTACTGCGCTACGGTTACAAATAAAGGAGGAaaacatcccttccattttacctgTGCCATCTACTCTTTCAACTTCTGCACTGTAGTCCTAGCGCCACCACTGCCCGATCCTCGACCTCTACCGccaccgtcccccaccacttactgtgacatccctagtaattaagaGACTAAATCAAACAAATATCAAAGTGATTAAGGAATAAATCAAAACTAACTCTAAATGACTAAGTGTTAAACACCTTTTACTAAATCACTTGGAAAGCaagtaaaaataaattttatataaggactcaaattttggccaatataaaagtggtagatcttTTCAAATGAAGCAACTTTCACATTTAGCACCTTTCTTGATTTttagtggaaggtgttcaaaaatGGAGTAGAAGTTATGCATTGTTTATATCacataattgttgtttattgtcaaaattcaaacttgtgaagcaactcaaatttttgctatgcaactGTGCCTCCTATTATTTTAGTTAAATACTGTATACAATttgatgattttacaatatttttttacttaatttttcagtggtgtttccttgtgttaaaaattcatttaagaTTCAAGTTTAGCTGTTTTCTTTTGTGAATTGCGTGAAAACCTGAGCAGCTCTTAAGTTGATTTTTGTGGCATTGTGTTCTTTGTATTTTTGAtctttcaaatgagtatttttgggcaatTTTTGGATGACTGTAACTGGGTCAAATGAGGGGAGAAAGTTGAATAGTTTAAATAGGCATTGGGCCCACACGTAAACGTGTTTCTTCCATATCTTGCCCGTGCATGCTCGCGATTGGGCAGGACAGTGCCACTGCACGCCCGTTGGCCAGCACCGGCCACTCGCCCGCTGGTTGGGCACTACCAGCAGGTTGCTCATCGCCAGTTGGCCCAGGGATGTCGCACACGCAAAGATACTCTTCTGctctcgccctcctcctcgcctatAAAACAGAACAACCGGCCCTTCCTCCATTGCCAGTACACCAAGCTCCAAAATTCCCCATTTTTGCTGACAAAATTCGCCACCATGGTGAGCTCCCAGCTCGATTCCTCGCAGCCACGCCTTCCCACGACGCCTCGCCTCCATTTTGCCGCCTCCCAgccgtcctcctccaccgtGAAGGCCTCCCCACGGCGAGCCCCATCCGCCTCCATGCACTGCTCCTGGAACTCCTGTGCGCCATCCCTTTCCTTTGTCGCCAGGCCCTACTGGTGAGACCCTTGTGCTCAGGGCGCCAACCCGCCATTTTCCCCCACCTGTGTTGCCCTTCTCTCTTGCTACCGTCGGCCTGGGCCAACGCCACAGCCAAGTGCCAAGCTCGTGTTTCTATCTGTGCCTGTTATGTGTGCGTGAGAGTATGTGgtgagaagaaggggaaaagagAAGGAGGTATGGGGAAAAGTTCAGGGACTTATGTGCAAAGAATCTTTAGATCTGAGGGTGGTTTTGCAAGTGTATCCCGGTTTTGAATTTATTTCCTAGATTAAATAGCTGCAAACTTTGGACATGCATGTTCTGCatttgaaaaatatgaaactactGCTGTTAGTTTACTTTTGACATGCATGTTCTGGATCTGTAAGTTGTGCTACTAGAATCCTTATTGTTCATACTGTTTTAAGTTcaaatgcttaaatgctaagttgtgttggtttaaaattcagaaacaagataactttccaaatgaatgttgagcaaccccaaaatgacccccacctttctttgtgaaatCTAAAGTTATTAAAACCATCAAGTCAAGCTCGAGTTTTCAATCGCAACACACTTTACTTTACGAATAAATCAAAGTTTAaattctt is a genomic window containing:
- the LOC117839737 gene encoding wall-associated receptor kinase 1: MLPMPLHLRLATVAVVLSISWATAAADQRRPITLPGCPDKCGNISIPYPFGTKDGCYFDDTFSVTCNLSTTPPATLNDLLTLRGIGYYFGDQANPIGTRTNRSWWTVDLINVDVTRGEARVSMPVSSDCSLNESYHELNLNDMSLNFSTTFLFSATQNVLVGVGQSVRARVFGDMARNNYSAACNSLFDTPAVAQDGLCKGLGCCQAELAPGLVGIMPSMYYQSNSMWKTFPCTYSMVVDRSWYNFSLQDLYGYKVLDKRFPGGAPVVLDWAIRNGSCPAEGKPLPMACRSGNSLCVNATNGYGYLCKCKDGFDGNPYIPDGCQDIDECALRQEKPELRDSYPCNGICKNLIGGYDCNCKFGMKRDSNGTCTPVFPIPAMVATLGIVIVASVVVIVVLFKLLFEEKRKTKEFFIKNGGPILEKVNNIKIFKKDDLKAIIEPCNVIGKGGFGEVYKGLLDNQLVAIKKSINVDRSQEKQFANEIIIQSRVIHKNIVKLIGCCLEVDVPMLVYEFVPQGSLHDILHNQSNNVSLSLGTRLNIAAGAAEGLSYMHSKTSTTILHGDIKPGNILLDDNFDPKISDFGISRLIAIDKSHTKCVIGDMCYMDPIYLQSGLLTKKSDVYSFGVVLLELLSRQKAAFGEDRTLVKAFLDCYREDKQILELFDKEILADKDIGVLHKLAMLIVECLELNVDRRPEMTDVAERLHSLKRSHKNLYDENTSATT
- the LOC117835546 gene encoding uncharacterized protein, encoding MTRRRRRGPGRADWPLLTSAPTGGTAGQPPLVLSEILLRLPALPSFLLRASLVCHRWRHLATNAAFLRRFRAFHHRNAPPFPPPPSPSRPLGSWDRIPATRFSAPRGDSCTFHGCRHGPRPLPQPDKGETVVWDPITGHHRRVPFPPVGLAVHHHQQLQHSSLRLQITTGPRTPFPFPAGGWPVDEPSVMVGNTICWLTGGGDILELDMDTRSLAVISRPLGPRAHWLPLRFEFQILPMEGNGLGIAFATISLSLQLWQWKADSDGILRWVPLNKLLSFALLVGIIRIKILGIAEDANAIFVLWVGAAFLIQLEPLQVMEIPGSATGREIGSGTAKDEM